One part of the Thermoanaerobacterium sp. CMT5567-10 genome encodes these proteins:
- the nifH gene encoding nitrogenase iron protein: protein MRQVAIYGKGGIGKSTTTQNTVAALSEMGKKVMVVGCDPKADSTRLLLHGLNQKTVLDTIRDEGEDIELDDIMRSGYGNTKCVESGGPEPGVGCAGRGIITSINMLENLGAYEDDLDYVFYDVLGDVVCGGFAMPIREGKAKEIYIVASGEMMAMYAANNICKGIRKYANQGGVRLGGIICNSRKVDNEEELLKAFCKKLGTQLVYFVPRDNIVQRAEINKKTVIDYDPQAPQADVYRELARRIDENDMFVVPNPMPTDELEKLLIEYGLMD, encoded by the coding sequence AACGACACAAAATACTGTTGCAGCATTGTCAGAAATGGGTAAAAAAGTCATGGTAGTTGGATGCGACCCAAAAGCAGATTCAACAAGGCTTTTGCTTCATGGATTAAATCAGAAAACAGTTCTTGACACTATAAGGGATGAAGGTGAAGATATAGAACTTGACGATATTATGCGTTCTGGCTATGGCAATACAAAATGCGTAGAATCAGGCGGCCCCGAGCCAGGTGTTGGATGTGCAGGGCGTGGTATCATCACATCGATAAATATGCTGGAAAACTTAGGAGCTTATGAAGACGACCTTGATTATGTCTTTTATGACGTCCTTGGTGATGTCGTTTGTGGTGGTTTTGCAATGCCTATTCGTGAAGGCAAAGCAAAAGAAATATATATAGTGGCTAGTGGTGAGATGATGGCGATGTATGCTGCAAACAACATCTGCAAAGGAATTAGAAAGTATGCAAATCAAGGAGGCGTAAGGTTGGGCGGTATTATTTGTAATTCTAGAAAAGTTGACAACGAAGAAGAACTACTAAAGGCATTTTGCAAAAAACTAGGGACACAGCTTGTATACTTTGTCCCAAGGGACAATATCGTCCAGCGTGCTGAGATAAATAAAAAGACTGTCATTGATTATGATCCACAGGCACCACAGGCAGATGTGTATAGAGAACTTGCTAGAAGAATTGATGAAAATGACATGTTTGTCGTACCAAATCCAATGCCAACAGATGAACTTGAAAAACTCCTCATAGAATATGGACTTATGGATTAG
- a CDS encoding nitrogenase component 1, with the protein MYETYKSVNENPCNMCMPLGGIIAFRGIEKSMVLLHGSQGCATYMRRHIAEHYHEPIDVASSSLNEKGTVYGGEKNLIKALDNVIRVYNPNCIGILTTCLAETIGEDIDRIKSEYKTSRNISIPIITAPTPGYGGTHSEGFVKTSYRIVEELSTDKERHDRINVIVPNISTADLREIKRLLELMKIPYILFPDYSDTLDSPFNFPYKKIPDGGTKISDIMSMGGSIATIEIGINYEETPGKYLQDRFDVPLYKVPIPIGLRNTDAFLKLLKEITGNPIPKSIEMERGRLIDGMIDSHKYNFVGRCTIFGDPEMVYSVFTTCMENGIHPLLIATGSKTQKLKELIASEDNPLNDDITIVDETDFSHILKLSEEKEVNIAIGPSDGKYLTEKGGIPLVRLGFPILDRVGGQRILSVGYTGTLNLLDRITNTLLENKYKTYRKDMYEKYYKVI; encoded by the coding sequence GTGTATGAAACGTATAAAAGCGTAAATGAAAATCCATGTAATATGTGTATGCCTTTAGGCGGTATAATTGCATTTAGGGGAATCGAAAAATCTATGGTGTTGTTGCACGGTTCACAGGGCTGTGCAACATACATGAGAAGACACATCGCCGAACACTACCATGAGCCAATTGACGTTGCATCATCATCGCTGAACGAGAAGGGAACGGTGTACGGTGGCGAGAAAAACCTTATTAAAGCTCTCGATAATGTGATTAGAGTGTACAATCCGAACTGCATTGGGATACTTACGACATGCCTTGCAGAAACAATAGGTGAAGATATAGACAGAATAAAGTCAGAGTATAAAACATCGAGAAATATAAGTATACCAATAATAACGGCACCAACGCCTGGATATGGTGGAACACACAGTGAAGGATTTGTAAAAACATCATACAGAATAGTTGAAGAGCTTTCGACAGACAAAGAAAGACATGACAGAATAAACGTAATTGTACCAAATATAAGCACAGCAGATTTAAGAGAAATAAAGAGACTTCTTGAACTTATGAAAATACCGTACATTCTATTTCCTGATTATTCTGATACGTTGGATAGTCCTTTTAATTTCCCTTACAAAAAAATCCCTGATGGTGGCACAAAAATATCTGACATAATGTCTATGGGAGGATCTATTGCAACAATTGAAATAGGTATAAATTATGAAGAAACACCGGGTAAATATCTTCAAGATAGATTTGATGTACCGCTTTATAAAGTGCCGATACCAATAGGATTAAGAAACACAGATGCGTTTTTGAAATTGTTAAAGGAAATTACAGGTAATCCAATACCAAAATCTATAGAAATGGAAAGAGGTAGACTTATTGACGGAATGATAGATTCGCACAAATACAATTTTGTAGGAAGATGCACTATCTTTGGAGATCCTGAAATGGTGTATTCTGTATTTACTACATGTATGGAAAATGGGATACATCCTCTTTTAATTGCGACCGGAAGTAAGACACAAAAATTAAAAGAATTAATTGCCAGTGAAGATAATCCCCTAAATGATGACATTACAATTGTTGATGAAACTGATTTTAGTCACATATTAAAATTATCAGAAGAAAAGGAAGTAAATATCGCCATAGGTCCATCTGACGGAAAATATCTAACCGAGAAAGGTGGTATACCGCTTGTACGCCTAGGATTCCCTATACTAGATAGAGTCGGAGGACAGAGAATATTATCTGTAGGTTACACTGGAACGTTAAATTTACTTGATAGAATTACAAATACGCTACTAGAAAATAAATACAAAACATATAGGAAAGATATGTATGAAAAATATTATAAGGTTATATAA
- the nifE gene encoding nitrogenase iron-molybdenum cofactor biosynthesis protein NifE: MELRLDIPEREKFIKMKGKHHKKEFICNTDSVAGSVSQRACVYSGARVVLNPIEDAVHLVHGPIGCASYTWDIRGSLSSGSELFRNSFSSDLKESDVIFGGEEKLSKCIDEIYEKYKPKLIFVYSTCIAGVIGDDIKAVCKESSKKYNIYVVPVESSGFVGNKAAGYKAACNSLLDLIKEFPVLKKEPLSINYMGDFNLAGEAWIIKGYLNQMGLKVNTIFTGDSNFESLKKATASSLNIVQCAGSMTYLAKKFEETFDIPYMKVSFLGIEDTSNSLRKIAAFFNDKDVMLKTEKLIEEKTKMAKPIIEKYKRYLKGKKAAIFVGGGFKAISLIKQFRELGIDVVVIGTQNGQKDEYEKIEEIADYGTVILDDANPSELEKFMVEKGADILAGGVKERFLSYKMGIAFIDHNHDRKHPLSGYEGAINFAEEVYTTACSPVWKYVKDGVNKCV, from the coding sequence ATGGAACTCAGACTTGACATACCTGAAAGAGAGAAATTTATAAAGATGAAGGGAAAACATCATAAGAAGGAATTTATATGTAATACTGATAGTGTTGCAGGCAGTGTAAGTCAGAGAGCATGTGTATACAGTGGTGCGAGAGTCGTATTAAATCCTATAGAAGATGCTGTACATCTGGTCCACGGTCCTATCGGCTGTGCCAGTTATACGTGGGACATAAGGGGAAGTCTGTCAAGCGGCTCAGAGCTTTTCAGAAATAGCTTTTCATCTGATTTAAAAGAAAGTGATGTAATTTTTGGAGGAGAAGAAAAGCTATCTAAGTGCATAGATGAAATATACGAAAAATATAAGCCAAAGCTTATTTTCGTATATTCAACATGTATTGCCGGCGTAATTGGCGATGACATAAAAGCTGTGTGCAAAGAATCATCAAAGAAATACAATATATATGTTGTGCCTGTAGAATCCAGCGGTTTCGTCGGAAATAAAGCTGCAGGTTATAAAGCTGCCTGCAATTCGCTTTTAGACCTAATTAAAGAATTTCCTGTATTAAAAAAGGAACCTTTAAGTATAAACTACATGGGTGATTTTAATCTTGCAGGTGAAGCATGGATAATAAAAGGATACCTTAATCAAATGGGTCTAAAAGTGAATACAATATTTACTGGTGATTCAAATTTTGAATCATTGAAAAAAGCAACAGCTTCCAGTTTAAATATCGTTCAATGCGCAGGCTCTATGACGTATCTTGCAAAGAAGTTTGAAGAAACTTTCGATATACCGTATATGAAAGTATCATTTTTAGGTATTGAAGATACTTCAAATTCTCTAAGGAAAATTGCAGCATTTTTTAATGATAAGGATGTTATGTTAAAAACAGAAAAACTAATAGAAGAGAAAACTAAAATGGCAAAACCTATAATAGAAAAATATAAAAGATATTTAAAGGGCAAGAAGGCTGCTATTTTTGTTGGGGGCGGATTCAAGGCAATATCGCTTATTAAGCAGTTTAGAGAACTGGGGATAGATGTAGTAGTAATTGGTACACAAAATGGACAAAAGGATGAATACGAAAAGATTGAAGAAATAGCAGATTATGGCACTGTCATACTGGATGATGCAAACCCATCAGAACTTGAAAAATTTATGGTTGAAAAGGGAGCAGACATTCTAGCCGGCGGTGTTAAGGAGAGATTTCTATCATACAAGATGGGTATCGCATTTATCGATCACAATCACGACAGAAAACACCCCTTAAGCGGCTATGAAGGCGCAATCAATTTTGCTGAAGAAGTCTATACAACAGCATGTTCGCCGGTATGGAAATATGTGAAAGATGGGGTGAACAAATGTGTATGA
- the nifD gene encoding nitrogenase molybdenum-iron protein alpha chain, which yields MIERNHTQDDMMESLVEKNKKLIEDITDSYPKKVSKERKTHLVVIDPSEEQHIMADVATIPGIMTNRGCSYAGAKGVVFGPVKDILHLTHGPIGCGYYTWNTRRNLAEPEEGYNYFIKNCFSTNMQEKDVVFGGEKKLYGAIKEAYEIFKPKVIGIYATCPVGLIGDDIKAVAKKAEEELGIKVITVSCEGYKGVSQSAGHHLASNTLIMDIVGTKELENPTPYDINIFGEYNIGGDVWLVKDLLQKIGYRVVSVFTGDSKYDDLAKAHRAKLSILMCHRSINYTNRMMEEKFGVPWLKVNYIGITSTIESLREMAKFFDDPMIYENTEKVIEEELMKIKPRLDYYKERLKGKRAILFVGGSRAHHYQDLLKDIGMETIVAGYEFAHRDDYEGRKIIPEIKEAPHHKILDTYHFERVTEPAYPQEKIEEMKSKMPDHFMNYEGMMVHMEEGSIVIDDFNHHETEELIKALKPDIFLSGIKDRYVFQKMGVPSRQIHSYDYSGPYSAFEGAVNFARDMDMAINNPIWKEVTPPWKK from the coding sequence ATGATCGAAAGAAATCATACGCAAGATGATATGATGGAAAGCCTAGTTGAAAAAAACAAGAAATTGATTGAAGACATTACAGATTCTTATCCTAAGAAGGTTAGTAAAGAGAGAAAAACGCACCTTGTAGTGATAGATCCAAGCGAGGAACAGCATATAATGGCAGATGTTGCCACAATTCCGGGAATTATGACAAACAGGGGATGTAGTTATGCAGGCGCAAAGGGTGTCGTTTTTGGACCTGTAAAGGACATTCTTCATTTGACACATGGACCAATTGGATGTGGATACTACACATGGAATACGAGAAGAAATCTTGCAGAGCCAGAAGAAGGCTATAACTATTTCATAAAAAATTGCTTTTCTACTAATATGCAGGAAAAAGACGTAGTCTTTGGTGGCGAGAAAAAACTTTATGGCGCCATAAAAGAAGCGTATGAAATATTTAAGCCGAAAGTTATAGGCATATACGCTACATGTCCAGTTGGACTTATTGGCGATGACATAAAAGCCGTCGCAAAAAAGGCCGAAGAAGAGCTGGGCATAAAAGTAATTACTGTAAGCTGTGAAGGTTATAAAGGCGTCAGCCAATCTGCCGGGCATCATCTTGCCAGCAATACTCTTATAATGGATATAGTTGGGACAAAAGAACTTGAAAACCCGACACCATACGATATCAACATATTCGGTGAATACAATATTGGCGGTGATGTGTGGTTAGTAAAAGATCTGCTTCAAAAGATAGGATATCGCGTTGTAAGTGTATTTACAGGCGACTCAAAATACGATGATCTTGCAAAGGCTCACAGGGCAAAACTTTCAATATTGATGTGCCACAGATCTATAAACTACACAAACCGCATGATGGAAGAAAAATTTGGAGTTCCATGGCTTAAAGTAAATTATATAGGCATAACTTCCACAATAGAATCATTAAGGGAAATGGCTAAATTCTTTGACGATCCAATGATATACGAAAACACTGAAAAAGTTATTGAAGAAGAGCTTATGAAAATAAAACCTAGACTTGACTATTATAAAGAAAGGCTTAAAGGCAAGAGAGCAATACTTTTTGTTGGAGGTTCTCGTGCACACCATTATCAAGATTTGCTGAAAGACATCGGCATGGAGACAATTGTTGCCGGCTATGAATTTGCCCATCGGGATGATTACGAAGGACGCAAAATAATACCTGAGATAAAAGAAGCACCCCATCACAAGATACTTGACACGTATCATTTTGAGAGAGTGACAGAACCAGCATATCCTCAGGAGAAAATAGAAGAAATGAAGAGCAAGATGCCTGATCACTTCATGAATTATGAAGGAATGATGGTTCATATGGAAGAAGGCTCCATCGTCATTGATGATTTCAACCATCACGAGACTGAAGAGCTTATAAAAGCTTTGAAGCCTGACATATTTTTATCAGGTATTAAAGACAGATATGTATTTCAAAAGATGGGGGTTCCTTCAAGACAGATACATTCCTATGACTACAGTGGACCTTACAGTGCATTTGAAGGTGCTGTAAATTTTGCAAGGGACATGGATATGGCTATAAACAATCCAATTTGGAAAGAGGTGACTCCACCTTGGAAAAAATAG
- a CDS encoding iron-sulfur cluster assembly accessory protein yields the protein MIKLSDEALLQVKKILKNLPNRTETTGLRIYTVPTEEGFLAGFAVADNFNENDEILEYDDVYIYIDKSDLNYLKYSVIEYDNKYNRFFINMPHNFNALCSTCARYSDCDYIN from the coding sequence ATGATTAAGCTGTCAGATGAGGCATTATTGCAGGTTAAAAAAATATTAAAAAATTTGCCTAATAGGACTGAAACAACAGGACTGCGAATCTATACAGTCCCAACAGAAGAAGGATTTCTAGCCGGTTTTGCGGTTGCTGATAATTTTAATGAAAATGATGAAATCTTAGAGTATGATGATGTGTATATCTATATTGATAAATCAGATCTTAATTACCTAAAATACAGCGTAATTGAGTATGATAACAAGTACAATAGATTTTTCATAAATATGCCACATAATTTTAATGCTTTGTGTTCAACTTGTGCTAGATATAGCGATTGTGATTATATTAATTGA
- a CDS encoding P-II family nitrogen regulator, translating into MKEIVAIIRRQKLHETKTALDGLGFSPMSILSVSGRGKQKGFIGEVDPVMDEFMLDEADVDVRFIPKRLISIVADDADVPKIVETIIKTNNTGYPGDGKIFVLPITDAIRIRTSEIGLSAIK; encoded by the coding sequence ATGAAGGAGATTGTAGCAATCATCAGGAGACAGAAACTTCATGAAACAAAAACGGCTCTGGATGGACTTGGCTTTTCACCTATGTCAATACTGAGTGTAAGTGGCAGAGGCAAGCAGAAAGGATTCATTGGTGAAGTTGATCCAGTGATGGATGAATTTATGTTGGATGAGGCAGACGTAGATGTAAGGTTTATTCCAAAAAGATTGATTTCGATTGTTGCAGATGATGCTGATGTTCCTAAAATTGTTGAAACTATAATAAAGACAAATAATACAGGCTATCCAGGGGATGGAAAAATTTTCGTTTTGCCAATTACTGACGCAATTCGCATAAGGACATCTGAAATTGGTTTAAGTGCAATAAAATAA
- a CDS encoding peptide ABC transporter substrate-binding protein, translating into MRFITRTLIVVLLLSILLTGCGKSDKKMSTTNANSNVKQVLHLSLPNDPPMLDPQRATDMTSFEILNAVFEGLVRIDKDGKVEKGSGLAKDWTISPDKLTYTFHLKDNIKWSDGNPITAQDFEYSWKRALDPKTASEYAYILYPIKNAEKYNSGKASADDVGIKALDSKTLQVTLEKPTPYFLGLTSFITYLPVEKSFVEKVGDKLASSPDNMVFSGPFKLKEWNHEQNLTLVKNENYWDKNNVKLSEIDLDIVKDLNTLAQNYDTGKYDTISVTGDYIDKYKGQVKYAPNGEVYFIALNNTSPIFKNANIRRAFSLAINRKELADNVLKDGSSPAYGIVPNGIPGEKDEYRKEVGDLFSEDTNKAKELLNEGMKELNITKLPKITLLASDSDSGKKLAQALQEFWKKNLGVDVEIQSMAFKVRLQRLKSKQYDMAIDDWIADYNDPMTFLDMWVTNGGNNDSGFSDPEYDKLINDAESTPDAKLRMDDMKKAEKIFIDAMSVAPIYFSSTAYVQKDYVKGYVRHPVGVSDEWKWVYIEK; encoded by the coding sequence ATGCGTTTTATTACGCGAACTTTAATTGTTGTTTTATTGTTATCAATTTTATTAACAGGGTGTGGCAAAAGCGATAAAAAGATGTCAACAACGAACGCCAATTCAAATGTCAAGCAGGTTCTGCATTTAAGCCTTCCAAATGATCCACCTATGTTAGACCCACAAAGAGCAACAGATATGACATCATTTGAGATTTTAAATGCAGTATTTGAAGGATTAGTAAGAATAGATAAAGACGGGAAAGTGGAAAAGGGCTCAGGTTTGGCCAAGGATTGGACAATCTCTCCAGATAAACTTACATATACTTTTCATTTAAAAGATAATATTAAGTGGAGTGATGGGAATCCAATAACAGCACAAGACTTTGAATATTCTTGGAAGAGAGCATTAGATCCAAAGACTGCATCAGAATATGCGTATATTTTGTATCCAATTAAAAATGCAGAGAAATATAATTCAGGTAAAGCATCTGCTGATGATGTTGGTATTAAAGCACTTGACTCTAAAACATTACAAGTTACACTCGAGAAACCTACACCATATTTTTTAGGACTGACATCATTTATCACATATCTTCCTGTTGAGAAATCATTTGTGGAAAAAGTCGGTGATAAATTAGCATCAAGCCCAGATAATATGGTATTCAGTGGACCCTTTAAGTTGAAAGAATGGAACCATGAGCAAAATCTAACATTAGTAAAAAACGAAAATTACTGGGATAAAAATAATGTTAAATTGAGTGAAATAGACCTTGATATAGTGAAAGACTTAAATACCTTGGCGCAAAATTACGACACTGGAAAATATGACACAATAAGTGTGACAGGTGATTATATTGACAAGTATAAAGGACAAGTAAAATATGCTCCAAATGGCGAGGTTTATTTTATAGCATTAAATAATACAAGTCCGATATTTAAAAATGCCAATATTAGAAGGGCATTTAGTTTGGCGATAAATAGGAAAGAGCTTGCGGACAATGTACTTAAAGATGGTTCTTCACCAGCATATGGCATAGTTCCAAATGGCATACCTGGTGAAAAAGACGAATATAGAAAAGAAGTTGGTGACCTGTTTAGCGAGGATACAAATAAAGCGAAAGAATTATTAAATGAAGGCATGAAGGAACTTAATATAACAAAATTGCCTAAGATTACACTTTTAGCCAGTGATTCTGATTCCGGCAAAAAGTTAGCGCAAGCATTGCAAGAGTTTTGGAAAAAGAATCTTGGAGTCGATGTCGAAATACAAAGTATGGCATTTAAAGTTAGGCTTCAAAGGCTTAAAAGTAAACAATACGATATGGCTATAGATGATTGGATTGCAGACTACAATGATCCTATGACATTTCTTGATATGTGGGTTACAAATGGAGGAAATAATGACTCTGGTTTTTCAGATCCTGAATATGATAAATTAATAAACGATGCTGAATCTACTCCAGATGCTAAATTGCGTATGGATGACATGAAGAAGGCTGAAAAAATCTTTATTGACGCAATGTCGGTTGCGCCAATTTATTTTTCATCAACAGCATATGTACAAAAGGATTATGTGAAGGGATATGTAAGACATCCGGTCGGCGTATCTGATGAATGGAAATGGGTATATATAGAAAAATAG
- a CDS encoding Rossmann-like domain-containing protein, translated as MDDHTVHCKNNDLENCAQKIVSFIAEKYAQPRICFVGLQPALVEACSSKFSVKVLDLDKDNIGKEKSGVLILDGEKDYKDAIEWCDIALVTGSVIVNGTIENILKVQKPLIFFGTTAAGPAKLMGWERFCPCSY; from the coding sequence TTGGATGATCACACAGTACACTGCAAAAACAATGATTTAGAAAACTGTGCTCAAAAAATAGTCTCCTTCATTGCTGAAAAATACGCACAACCGCGTATATGCTTTGTAGGGCTGCAACCTGCGTTAGTAGAAGCCTGTTCCTCCAAATTTTCCGTTAAAGTGCTTGACCTGGATAAAGACAACATAGGTAAAGAAAAAAGCGGTGTTTTGATACTGGATGGAGAGAAAGATTATAAGGACGCAATAGAATGGTGCGATATAGCATTGGTAACAGGGAGTGTTATTGTTAATGGAACGATTGAGAATATTTTAAAGGTTCAAAAACCATTGATCTTTTTTGGGACGACGGCTGCTGGGCCCGCCAAGTTAATGGGGTGGGAAAGATTTTGCCCTTGTTCTTATTGA
- a CDS encoding P-II family nitrogen regulator: MKMVRAIIRPEKEKQVVEALDKNGYSSMTKMHIFGRGKQKGIQVGPIVYDELPKILLMIVAKDEDVSKIVNLIESNARTGNIGDGKIFISEVDEAYTIRTGNKEL; this comes from the coding sequence ATGAAAATGGTACGTGCCATAATAAGGCCAGAAAAAGAGAAGCAAGTTGTTGAGGCTCTTGATAAAAATGGATACAGCTCTATGACAAAAATGCACATATTTGGACGTGGTAAACAAAAGGGAATACAAGTAGGTCCTATTGTATATGATGAATTACCAAAAATTTTGCTTATGATTGTAGCAAAAGATGAAGATGTATCAAAGATAGTTAATCTAATAGAAAGTAATGCTCGAACAGGAAACATAGGTGATGGCAAGATATTTATAAGTGAAGTAGATGAAGCATACACAATTAGAACTGGCAATAAAGAGTTATGA
- a CDS encoding ATP-binding cassette domain-containing protein: protein MLKAKFVKKLPDFVLKVDLLVDKEILVLIGPSGSGKTTVLECISGLQKPDSGEIILGEKVLFSSSKRINLPSYKRGIGYIFQEYALFSHLTVKDNILYGVKNLLKEEKKKQLNKILKQFNISHLAERYPVQLSGGERQRVAMARTLITKPHLLLLDEPLSAMDRKLRERLRKEIKELHKQWNIPFVLVTHCRCEAELGDKVFKAEKDEDGGEIIMRFCQSA from the coding sequence ATGCTTAAAGCAAAATTTGTTAAAAAGCTTCCTGATTTTGTTCTTAAAGTTGACTTATTGGTTGATAAAGAAATTTTGGTTCTTATTGGACCTTCGGGATCTGGTAAAACAACTGTTTTAGAATGTATTTCAGGCCTTCAAAAGCCGGATTCGGGGGAGATAATATTGGGAGAGAAAGTTCTTTTTTCCTCATCGAAGCGAATCAATCTTCCTTCCTACAAACGGGGTATTGGGTATATATTTCAAGAATATGCACTTTTTAGTCACTTAACAGTAAAAGATAACATTCTTTATGGGGTAAAAAATTTATTAAAAGAAGAAAAAAAAAAGCAGCTCAATAAAATACTTAAACAATTTAATATATCTCATCTGGCTGAAAGATATCCAGTTCAGCTTTCAGGTGGTGAAAGACAACGAGTAGCTATGGCAAGGACACTTATAACAAAACCTCATTTGTTATTGCTGGATGAACCCCTTTCAGCTATGGATAGGAAGCTAAGAGAAAGACTGCGTAAAGAAATAAAAGAACTTCATAAACAGTGGAATATACCTTTTGTTTTGGTTACACACTGCCGATGTGAGGCAGAGCTTGGTGATAAGGTCTTTAAGGCAGAAAAAGATGAAGATGGAGGTGAAATTATAATGCGGTTTTGTCAAAGTGCTTGA
- a CDS encoding nitrogenase component 1: MECNNTERKYLTVNPLKTCQPLGAVWACLGIHQCMPHSHGSQGCTSYLRMQLTRHFREFIPTTTSSFSEAQVVFGGVGNLKQAIRNILSIYKPKVIGISTTCSAETIGDDVPGTINEMRASGEIPEDVKVFTASTPSYVGSHVTGFSNMVKSAIETFAKKSSPNGKINIIPGLLSPGDLREIKRILKIMGIDAIILPDISDVLDAPMTGEIHLYQKGGTTISEIEDMGNSIATIVLGREAGIAPAESLNEMYNVPYEVLPLPIGISNVDKFIMKLSEITGKPIPYELEEERGRLVDMMLDAHAHWYNKKAAVFGDPDIVEAIVGYANDLGINVLYALTGTYSSEWEKTVKSMVPDAYVSSDSDLWYLKEQLDKKPVDMLFGNSHGKYLAKEYDLPLLRVGFPILDRANLQHFPIVGYKGTAWLVERTGNTLLDYKDAKSPEHLLELIM, encoded by the coding sequence ATGGAATGCAATAATACTGAACGCAAATACCTTACGGTAAATCCTCTAAAGACGTGTCAGCCGCTTGGAGCTGTTTGGGCGTGCCTTGGTATACACCAATGCATGCCACACAGCCACGGTTCACAGGGTTGCACATCGTATTTAAGGATGCAGCTTACCCGCCATTTCAGAGAATTTATACCGACAACAACAAGCTCTTTTTCAGAAGCACAAGTTGTCTTTGGCGGTGTCGGAAATCTAAAGCAGGCGATACGAAATATTTTAAGCATTTACAAACCAAAAGTAATCGGAATTTCCACAACATGTTCAGCAGAAACTATCGGCGATGATGTTCCTGGTACAATAAATGAGATGCGAGCAAGCGGTGAGATACCAGAAGATGTCAAAGTATTTACAGCAAGTACACCAAGCTACGTAGGCTCACATGTGACAGGTTTTTCTAACATGGTAAAATCTGCCATAGAAACATTTGCTAAAAAGAGTTCACCAAATGGGAAAATAAACATTATTCCAGGATTATTAAGCCCGGGTGATTTGAGGGAAATAAAGAGAATATTGAAGATAATGGGGATTGATGCAATCATTCTACCAGATATCTCTGATGTTTTAGATGCACCTATGACAGGTGAGATACATCTGTATCAAAAGGGAGGCACTACCATATCCGAAATAGAAGACATGGGAAATTCGATAGCTACTATAGTTCTAGGGAGAGAAGCAGGAATCGCCCCTGCAGAATCTTTAAATGAAATGTACAATGTACCGTATGAGGTACTTCCACTGCCTATTGGCATAAGTAATGTAGACAAATTTATCATGAAGTTAAGTGAAATAACAGGTAAGCCTATACCTTACGAACTTGAAGAAGAACGAGGAAGGCTTGTGGATATGATGCTGGATGCACACGCCCATTGGTACAATAAAAAAGCTGCAGTATTTGGAGATCCCGATATCGTTGAAGCTATAGTTGGATATGCAAATGATTTAGGGATAAATGTTTTGTATGCTTTAACAGGGACTTACAGTAGTGAATGGGAAAAAACAGTAAAATCTATGGTTCCAGATGCATATGTTTCATCAGATAGCGATTTATGGTATCTAAAAGAACAACTTGATAAAAAACCTGTTGATATGCTATTTGGTAATAGCCATGGAAAATATCTTGCAAAGGAGTACGATTTGCCGCTTTTGAGAGTTGGCTTCCCAATTTTAGACAGAGCAAATCTTCAACATTTCCCAATTGTAGGATATAAAGGGACAGCATGGCTTGTTGAAAGAACAGGAAACACTCTTCTTGACTACAAGGATGCTAAATCGCCAGAACATCTTCTGGAGCTTATTATGTAG